ACAGCAAAAGAACAATAAATCAAAATCACCCCAGTTCTCACAAATTTGGGTAACATTTAATTTTGAGGCAACGGGGGCGGCACGCCGCGCAGCTCGTACTGCCTGCTGCGGCCGCGCTGAGTCTGTTCGGCCGACGCCGGTGAGCAAGCCGCTATTGCAAAAAAACAGCAGTTTTAAGCCTGAAAAAAAGATTGACTCCACCTTTGCTGATTTGTATATTGCCCCGCTAAATTTTTGAAGCCGGAGGGCTAGACCTAATTGGTAAGGCGGCGGTCTTGAAAACCGTTGGGTTCATCACCCTTGGGGGTTCGAGTCCCCCGCCCTCCGCATGCACGATCGGCAGTGGTTGCTTCCGGAGGTCGGCTGCCGCAGCTTCGCCCCGCGCAATCCGGAGAGGTGCCTGAGTGGCCGAAAGGAGCCGCCTGCTAAGCGGTTGTAGTGCCAAAAGCGCTACCCAGGGTTCGAATCCCTGCCTCTCCGCTCGCATCACGAGAAACAGGAAGCCAGCATGGTGGTTGTGCGCTTTGCACCAAGTCCAACCGGTTATTTGCATATAGGCGGTGCGCGCACGGCGATTTTTAACTGGCTGTTTGCCCGCAAGCATGGCGGCAAGTTCTTTCTCAGGATCGAAGACACGGATCAACAGCGCTCCGGCGAGGAGATGACGCAGGCGATCATTGACAGCCTGCAATGGCTGGGGCTGGATTGGGATGCGAAACCGATCAAGCAGTCCGATCGCCTCGATCAGTACCGGCAAATCGCCCATGAACTTCTGGCCGCGGGCAAAGCCTACCGCAGTTTCACCTCTGCGGCGGAGCTTGAGGTCGCACGCCAGCGCGCGGCCGAGGCGAAACGGGATTTCCGCTATCGGGAAGAATTCCCGCGCCTCGCGGCTGCGGAAGAGGCGGCACGGCTGGAGCGAGGCGAACCCTTCGCGATCCGCCTGCCGATCCCCGAGGGCGTGACGGAATGGGAGGATCAGGTGCATGGCCGGGTAGCGTTCGACAACAGCCGCATCGAAGATTTCGTCCTCCTGCGCTCCGATGGCCAGCCGACTTATCACCTCGCAGTGGTGGTCGATGATCACGCCATGGGCATCACGCACGTGCTGCGTGGTGATGATCACATCTCCAATACGCCCAAACAGATACTGCTGTATCGTGCCCTGGGTTGGGAAATGCCGGTGTTTGCGCACCTTCCGCTCATTCTCGGCCCGGACAAGACCAGATTGAGCAAGCGTCACGGCGCGACGGCGGTGGGCGAGTATGCGCGGAAAGGGTATCTGCCTGAGGCCCTTTTCAATTTCCTCGCGCTGCTGGGTTGGTCGCCCGGTGATGACCGGGAGATTCTCGGCCGGAAAGAGTTGATCGAACTGTTTGATTTGCGCGGCCTTTCCAAAAGCAACGCCGTGTTCGATGAGAAGAAGCTCGAGTGGATGAACGGCGAATACCTCGACCACGTCGACGCGGCACGGCTCGAGGAGATGGTCATTGCTGCGCTGCGCCAGGCACGAAGTGACCTTGACGAGAACCTGCTGCGTGATTCGACCTACGTTCACCGCGTGGTCACGCTGCTCAAGCCCAAGGTCAGAACGATTCCGGCGTTCGCCACCTTTGGTGCTTACTTTTTCGCGGCGCCGGTTGTTTTCGATGAGAGCGCCAGGGCAAAACACTGGCAGGGCGCAGGCACGGCAACGCAACTTCGCCAGCTCGCAGCAGCCTTTGAACAACTGCCGGATTTTAGCGCAGCCGCAACCGAGGCCTGCTTGCGTTCCCTGGCTGATCAACTCGGGATCAAGGCGGCGAATCTGATTCACCCGGCACGGCTGGCACTGACCGGTTTCGGTGTAAGCCCCAGTTTTTTTGAAGTTGTGGAATTGCTGGGCAAACAGCGAGTCGTGCAGCGGCTCTACCAAGCCGTGACGCTGCTCGCAAGCTGAGGCACTGGGGAGTCGTCCAACGGCAGGACATATGGCTCTGGACCATAGAATCGGGGTTCGAATCCCTGCTCCCCAGCAACAGGCTGTCCCGACCGCTGGGAATTGATGGTCGGGCTTCGCGTTTGTGAAATGTTGTGAAATGTACTTGATTGACGGCGCATTCGTCTAGCGGTCTAGGACACCGGCCTCTCACGTCGGTAACACGGGTTCGAGTCCCGTATGCGCCACCACGCCGCAAATTTGAAATTGACTTTTGTGGAAATTCTCATATATTGCGGCTCCATGCGCCCGTAGCTCAACTGGATAGAGCGCTTGGCTACGGACCAAGAGGCTGAGGGTTCAAGTCCTTCCGGGCGTACAAGATCGGCTCAACGGGAAGACAAGAAATCGTTCTTGTCTTCTTTGTTTATCGAGCACTCTGGGTGTTGCCAGGTGCACCGTCAAAGTGTCGTTCGCCATCTTTCGGCGTTGTTCGGCATGTCCCTATCACTTGCCGCCGATGCAATAGAGGATGAAGCAGCCTTGACACACGACCATTGGATGCAGTTTGCCATCAAAGAAGCGGAGAAGGCGCTCGATAAGGGCGAGGTTCCCATCGGCGCCGTCATCGTTTTTGAGGACAAGATCATCGGTCGTGGCCACAATTTGACGGAGACCCTGCAGGACGCCACGGCGCACGCCGAGATGATCGCGATTACCGCGGCGGCCGCCAGCCAAGCCAGTTGGCGCCTCGATGGTGCCACGGTTTATACCACCGTCGAGCCGTGCCCGATGTGCTGCGGCGCCATTCTATTGTCGCGGATTGTGAAAGTCGTCTATGGTGCGGAAGACCCGCGTT
The bacterium DNA segment above includes these coding regions:
- the gltX gene encoding glutamate--tRNA ligase encodes the protein MVVVRFAPSPTGYLHIGGARTAIFNWLFARKHGGKFFLRIEDTDQQRSGEEMTQAIIDSLQWLGLDWDAKPIKQSDRLDQYRQIAHELLAAGKAYRSFTSAAELEVARQRAAEAKRDFRYREEFPRLAAAEEAARLERGEPFAIRLPIPEGVTEWEDQVHGRVAFDNSRIEDFVLLRSDGQPTYHLAVVVDDHAMGITHVLRGDDHISNTPKQILLYRALGWEMPVFAHLPLILGPDKTRLSKRHGATAVGEYARKGYLPEALFNFLALLGWSPGDDREILGRKELIELFDLRGLSKSNAVFDEKKLEWMNGEYLDHVDAARLEEMVIAALRQARSDLDENLLRDSTYVHRVVTLLKPKVRTIPAFATFGAYFFAAPVVFDESARAKHWQGAGTATQLRQLAAAFEQLPDFSAAATEACLRSLADQLGIKAANLIHPARLALTGFGVSPSFFEVVELLGKQRVVQRLYQAVTLLAS
- a CDS encoding nucleoside deaminase encodes the protein MTHDHWMQFAIKEAEKALDKGEVPIGAVIVFEDKIIGRGHNLTETLQDATAHAEMIAITAAAASQASWRLDGATVYTTVEPCPMCCGAILLSRIVKVVYGAEDPRFGGCGSVPKVNVMSTNPFGPPVQLVPAIRQAECQGLLKAFFQKLREDTTPDEF